One Elaeis guineensis isolate ETL-2024a chromosome 10, EG11, whole genome shotgun sequence genomic window carries:
- the LOC140852193 gene encoding uncharacterized protein: protein MVDGSSSTLNAAHDPASPYFISPSENPGNALVTSLLKGPNYPAWRRAIITALRAKRKIRFVDGTLARSIDGSRDHFLWDTCNSMVMSWIYNSVVSEIYNSISFFESARDIWVDLEERYSQGNAPRIHELKTQIWSFMQGNDMTIAAYYAHLRGLWEELTAYSKMSTCSCGATREIQVEKEEERLHQFLFGLKDSYDTLRDQLLSMEPLPTVNKAYALLIRGEKQKKVTAVRTSQPEAAALAVKPMTERANKEIGSKERNKKYFRCDYCKKTGHTHNRCFELIGYPPGWQSKDRVKDRGNGAETGSQHQEGVAMNATTPLNTDRISPIPGLSPTQYQLLISFLGQDKTQSAVNFVVTLPNGVNMPVHSYGDVTLTNDITLHRTLYAPNFTCNLVSDLATRKLIGLGELRDGLYYFKGLAIRPARTNKVNVSMNLWHARLGHCSYKHLKLVPFLSNTSFDSINNCCDICYHAKQQESLFP from the exons ATGGTGGATGGTTCGTCATCGACCTTAAATGCTGCGCATGATCCGGCATCTCCCTATTTCATCTCACCTTCAGAGAATCCTGGGAATGCCCTTGTGACATCTCTACTCAAGGGACCGAACTATCCTGCATGGCGAAGGGCCATTATCACTGCTCTTCGAGCCAAACGAAAAATTCGGTTCGTTGATGGGACACTTGCACGATCTATAGATGGATCGCGGGATCATTTTCTTTGGGATACGTGTAATTCAATGGTGATGTCATGGATCTACAACTCTGTTGTATCAGAAATCTATAATAGCATCTCTTTTTTTGAAAGTGCTCGAGATATTTGGGTCGATCTTGAGGAAAGATACTCTCAAGGTAATGCTCCTCGCATTCATGAGTTAAAGACTCAAATCTGGAGTTTCATGCAAGGCAATGATATGACTATTGCCGCTTATTATGCCCATCTTCGTGGCTTGTGGGAGGAACTTACGGCTTATTCCAAGATGTCGACTTGTTCGTGTGGAGCCACTAGAGAGATCCaagttgagaaagaagaagagagactaCATCAGTTTCTTTTTGGTCTCAAGGACTCCTACGACACGTTACGAGATCAGCTGCTATCCATGGAGCCATTAccaacagttaataaggcatatgcCTTATTGATTCGAGGTGAAAAGCAGAAGAAAGTCACCGCTGTTCGAACTTCTCAACCCGAAGCCGCAGCTCTCGCTGTTAAGCCCATGACAGAAAGGGCGAATAAAGAGATCGGCTCCAAGGaaaggaataaaaaatattttcgatgCGACTACTGCAAGAAGACAGGACATACCCATAATAGATGCTTCGAGCTAATCGGGTACCCACCTGGATGGCAATCCAAAGATCGAGTTAAGGATAGAGGCAATGGAGCCGAGACCGGTAGTCAGCACCAAGAAGGGGTTGCCATGAATGCTACTACACCATTGAATACAGACAGAATCTCTCCAATACCGGGTCTTTCTCCTACACAATATCAGCTACTTATTTCCTTTCTTGGACAAGATAAGACTCAAAGTGCCGTAAATTTTGTTG TTACTTTACCTAATGGAGTCAATATGCCTGTACATTCATATGGTGATGTTACTTTGACCAATGATATTACCTTGCATCGTACTTTATATGCTCCTAATTTTACTTGCAATCTTGTTTCA GACCTTGCCACGAGGAAGCTGATTGGATTGGGTGAACTCCGAGATGGTCTTTACTACTTCAAAGGCTTGGCAATACGTCCTGCACGGACAAATAAAGTTAATGTTTCGATGAATCTCTGGCATGCTCGGTTAGGACATTGCTCTTACAAGCATTTGAAACTTGTTCCTTTTCTTTCAAATACTTCTTTTGATTCCATAAATAATTGTTGTGACATTTGCTATCATGCAAAACAACAAGAAAGCCTTTTTCCTTGA